In Desulfovibrio litoralis DSM 11393, one DNA window encodes the following:
- a CDS encoding DEAD/DEAH box helicase has protein sequence MIADLIEGTNARDDIEQIITSIHKNGPIAPDLLERLAYYKKFHPVILSEYENQIVSVMGLFYKTSNSSSSVLEEVYSIFSSAIASEFGANFTPVQASAYKQISSKLYFSFSAPTSAGKSFLFRNIIRDLKGDMVIVVPSRALIAEYYQEVISVVDKSTMVLQFIDNVNTSKLRNRIFIITPERGMELFRRIHDFNIEIFLFDEAQISEEYIRGMKFDAFVRRVDRYLPTAKKVFAHPFVVNPEAQLEKHGFKVMAAAQNYRQQSVGKLFMVHEAGIFSFFSPHTNTKTISYHRDIVEEELGNGGTLLAYVSKASIYNKEIFERFGKYIEMCPKVVDTQALAIISKLKDFIGASDSNSDKYSMMINLMEKGIVIHHGSMPLRARILVEEFIRSGFAKICFSTSTLVQGINMPFSVVWINNFYNLMGLTLKNLIGRSGRTSSKTHFFDFGYTIVEQENLKTFIERYNVDFSLKSKSMLDEDFSRIEEDLKDIAEAIAENSFNDELNLPESQVERIKNCDIFNSVSFILDVIFRDGEVIGGNEYYALNETIRKKVKNEFINIFSSHLRKKQLLPTEKAVLSAAVPIILWQVQSTSFSQIVSLRHAWISKKKERNEIRKQFELGKIVHEEMKKQLEALNTRYSPRASTIPNKDLTRAGIFPETASVLDVSYDLIVYDTYDYLDKVIAISMADPLCAAFSLYNEKYQDKRAEKFINYVRYGTDDPIEIWLLRYGFSFEDLKWLHEVVDNVDSTQIYFNQGVNSIAQEKYALIERFL, from the coding sequence ATGATTGCTGATCTAATAGAAGGAACAAATGCAAGGGATGATATTGAGCAGATAATCACTAGCATTCACAAAAATGGACCAATTGCACCTGACCTTTTAGAACGATTAGCTTACTATAAAAAATTCCATCCCGTTATTCTTTCAGAATATGAAAACCAAATTGTTAGTGTTATGGGATTATTCTATAAAACATCAAATTCATCATCTAGTGTTCTTGAAGAAGTATACAGTATTTTCTCTTCAGCAATTGCAAGTGAGTTCGGGGCAAATTTCACACCTGTTCAGGCAAGTGCATACAAACAGATAAGCTCGAAACTCTATTTTTCTTTTTCTGCCCCAACAAGTGCGGGCAAGTCATTCTTATTTAGAAATATAATAAGAGACCTTAAAGGAGATATGGTCATAGTCGTCCCTTCCAGGGCTTTGATTGCAGAGTATTATCAAGAGGTTATTTCAGTTGTTGACAAGTCAACAATGGTTTTGCAGTTTATTGATAATGTCAATACAAGCAAATTGCGTAATAGAATTTTCATCATAACGCCTGAGCGCGGGATGGAATTATTTAGAAGAATACACGATTTTAATATAGAAATATTCTTATTCGACGAAGCCCAAATTTCTGAAGAGTATATACGTGGAATGAAATTCGATGCGTTTGTCAGGCGAGTTGATAGATACCTTCCAACTGCCAAGAAAGTATTTGCTCATCCATTTGTTGTTAATCCAGAAGCACAGCTAGAGAAACATGGCTTCAAAGTAATGGCTGCTGCCCAAAACTATAGACAGCAAAGCGTTGGTAAGCTTTTTATGGTGCATGAAGCAGGAATTTTTTCTTTTTTTTCCCCTCATACTAATACAAAAACTATTTCGTATCATAGGGATATTGTTGAAGAAGAATTGGGAAATGGGGGCACTCTTTTGGCGTATGTATCAAAAGCCTCGATATACAATAAGGAAATATTTGAACGATTTGGTAAATATATTGAAATGTGTCCTAAGGTGGTTGATACCCAAGCCCTTGCGATAATCAGCAAGCTAAAAGACTTTATTGGAGCTTCTGATTCAAATTCTGATAAATATTCTATGATGATTAATCTGATGGAAAAAGGGATAGTCATACATCATGGATCGATGCCTCTTAGAGCCAGAATATTGGTTGAAGAGTTTATACGTAGTGGTTTTGCTAAGATTTGTTTTTCCACATCGACATTAGTACAAGGAATTAATATGCCTTTTAGTGTAGTTTGGATAAACAATTTTTATAACCTCATGGGATTAACGCTTAAAAATCTAATTGGAAGATCTGGAAGGACCTCGAGTAAAACTCACTTCTTTGACTTTGGATATACAATTGTTGAGCAAGAAAATTTAAAAACATTCATAGAGAGATATAATGTAGATTTTTCACTCAAGAGCAAATCAATGCTTGATGAAGATTTTTCGCGAATTGAAGAAGATTTGAAGGATATAGCGGAGGCCATTGCTGAAAATTCATTTAATGACGAGCTAAATCTTCCTGAATCGCAAGTTGAACGAATAAAAAATTGTGATATTTTTAATTCTGTTTCATTCATACTTGATGTAATATTTAGAGATGGTGAGGTTATAGGAGGAAACGAGTATTACGCTCTCAATGAGACCATACGCAAAAAAGTGAAAAATGAATTTATAAACATATTTAGCTCTCATTTGCGAAAAAAACAACTGTTACCAACAGAGAAAGCCGTTCTAAGTGCGGCTGTTCCTATTATTCTTTGGCAAGTTCAAAGCACCTCTTTTAGTCAGATTGTTTCTTTAAGGCATGCATGGATTAGCAAAAAAAAAGAAAGAAATGAAATTCGTAAACAATTTGAATTAGGAAAAATTGTTCACGAGGAAATGAAGAAGCAATTAGAAGCATTGAATACAAGATACAGCCCCCGTGCATCAACAATTCCCAACAAGGACCTTACCAGAGCAGGTATATTCCCAGAAACAGCATCAGTATTAGATGTTAGCTATGATCTTATCGTGTATGATACATATGATTATTTGGATAAGGTTATTGCAATTTCAATGGCAGACCCTCTTTGTGCTGCATTTTCTCTGTATAATGAAAAGTATCAAGACAAACGTGCAGAAAAATTTATCAATTATGTTCGCTATGGGACAGACGATCCCATAGAAATTTGGCTTTTGAGGTACGGATTCTCCTTTGAAGATTTAAAATGGCTTCATGAAGTCGTTGATAATGTTGATAGCACACAAATATACTTTAATCAGGGGGTTAACTCAATTGCCCAAGAAAAGTATGCTTTAATTGAAAGATTTTTATAG
- a CDS encoding hemagglutinin repeat-containing protein: MKTTKQAYPCHTSTKPCFSVMKRNRFLILSLSSLSKKLMRCFSLVVQHTVISILIFMLAMPPVAFAGGIVADPSANANNRPSVDAAQNGVPVVNIVAPNQSGLSHNKYSDFNVQNQGAILNNSAKAGVSQLGGIVAGNPNVAGSRSASAILNEVTSSNRSHIEGYIEVFGEKADVILANPNGVTINGGGFLNTNRATVTTGKTVLGADGSLQQLDVRQGSVNVEGMGINASNVTGFDIISRAAQINAEVYAKDLNVVAGANTYEVKTGKVTALQPDGSQPPVVAIDSSALGGMYAGKITLVSTEKGVGVNLQGLVQAENDLDITSEGKLTVRAAKAGNNLVVKANENTVKVNEALVAGKDLHMEGANLEGQRVTIHAGDNLFMWSDSATVFGDGSLLSARLKAELAAMETSLTNNTTLQGQNVAVQTENLNLSNSKILAEHDVKLASDVSSLSDSTIMAGRDIALSSTTLHSTGEAITSVAGLDVGSTNGSIYAGRDLNISVLSSALFSGGFYGAGNILDVSGQSMGTTQQVALYAGGSALFTFSNDLNFIDTNFVFDGNAQVSANAVSLAQSSVSTAGTLELDAVEDITVGASSALLGFGGLELFANNLTNKGLIFSGDILFAHVRNLFANMDGADLLSQGNMILTGRDAGTRMAKLHNRASTIESLTGGIAVDADVLHNEGTGVQIQKTVDDFDYTIIGWVGDPNGNDSNAVSFDDGFWSRYGFDRSRSPDLPFGPDGSKNYLTSRVQLKKRQGDVANYVYAMQGQYGIPAYIPNKGEGMQEWLYYTSDKIITPAKSASLMAGTNIVLNVGRLENTLSTISAGGDMSITADTLVNQGVDLRAYMEGERYFVGTGSSGTFELAQKDSVYFSIAEVVGAVPSVITAAGLLILDVTDQINNSTLMGGEEYLGKTSGTPAFSDLAVGGIISTETGREAGGFASIGPGVGGMFVLSQNPSHPYLIETDPRLTNLGYFYGSEYFLSRMGFNLEASHAMLLGDAFYETRMIREQILAQTGNRYLFEDIADDAETMHRLMDNAAEEGQSLGLTVGTALTSEQIASLTKDIVWLEEQTYMGQTVLVPRLYLADATKATIAVRGAMITGNEIVATSTNITNSGLIQGNTVQLVATEDLLNRGGDIIGTNRLIARADGSLINQSGTIGGGDVLLSAGQDIRLETVMLKNSGLDIRSGQQAEVSSTGTLQLEAGNDILLTGAKIDGGGLTQLHAENDILLGAQAVNMQNSGSGGSVKSYSASMTGQMGSSVSGENLQMSAGNDITLAASSVSAKQDASLTAGGNISMLALEGEQHYALKEKSSSGGLFGKTRAHEMQQDSTSLIGSSITAGGNIAMQAGTDADKGLGSIVMQASNVEGQGDVGMKATGDVIMVSGTESYSSMESNSKKGLLSSQSSLKAEGGTTSVASTISGNNVIINAGEHVLIAGSKVHAENDLGVKAENGDIVVAAAQDTHWSKEETKKSNINLGSIITFDLITSLTGGANLPFTNVDFATKTTEKGVTSNTSNVGSVLTAGNNIKLEAERDVSVIGSAIQAENDLGLFAGRDVNLIPGRDQYSAQYTKKKETIGIHNTFSLSNISTFAGYTSVEQGVERTGDYTAGSYIGAGNDVIISAERDVNQVGSHIEAGRDVALSAGQDWNMLASYDQETLHQYVKEVYSGITGSLRQNVTDAAKTFIDLPEDMTAGKGGAGYTAATAASAGLRAVDSVKGALSEYASASVTAGGSYSKTSYNAESSTARPSSITAGRDVVADVGRDITIEGGQIFGGRDVVLDAERDLLITSAKDSGSSNTKSESGGGGFGLKAGYGSGGAAAGINVNAQAGGSGFKDEYNSHINALIVAGDTLYTSSGRDTTVAGAHLEGDRVWMDVGRDLTVASLQDQYDSKNYSWNVGADVTFGYGFMASGNAGFGQGKTDSDWVGQQTSIVGRSEVDIYVENNTHIKGAIIATEPGGDLTLNTNTLTFEEIKDKNKGYDWSFNVSGSVNNGNGGLDQDTEILGTKPYDYTTKTENGKGGNTEYKPNSLEGNYASHDKEGVLRPTVSEGEIIVRSNSDAETDGSLDGLNRDLGNAREITKDKEAYTDIYVSKQALEEIFNNGEGIASQIEEATKQIRSILETKPDDNYVLINQKLVEKLDELIAAGVDPTIAKLEILNTLLGEEYVFLLENAKNEDGTYDPKVLEIWLQLTTPSLVSSFSSENLEGIKSLIQFSLGATSASGDAAQSLAITAESIARYFNGTVVHPLTGGLLYQEDYEFANNINVELTKLLLDPERLGNLLLQYPEEYRTAFDKAFKQFDHAPNAYERGRAAINLIIVAAPLFTAGTGTGASGAGTLSSAEFPTLSNLTKSIGASTGSLGRVGSTVSKAGEKLPVKPSKVDTSGLVRVDPEGLWQLGAFKSDIKWTNQMTSRDWTPAQISETIKTGTQYSAPNMVNPGNEAIRYVNPTTGKFVVIDRVTKEILQLSGSNFIEKTK; the protein is encoded by the coding sequence ATGAAGACAACCAAACAAGCCTACCCCTGCCATACTTCAACTAAACCATGTTTTTCAGTGATGAAACGAAACCGGTTTCTTATTCTGTCTTTGTCCTCCTTATCAAAGAAATTAATGCGGTGTTTTTCCCTCGTTGTGCAACATACTGTTATCAGTATTCTTATTTTTATGCTTGCTATGCCACCTGTTGCCTTTGCCGGGGGTATTGTGGCAGACCCATCTGCAAATGCAAATAACCGCCCAAGTGTAGATGCCGCCCAAAATGGCGTCCCTGTGGTGAACATTGTAGCTCCCAATCAGTCCGGTCTTTCGCACAACAAGTATTCAGACTTTAATGTGCAGAACCAGGGAGCCATTCTTAACAACTCTGCCAAGGCTGGTGTTTCCCAGCTTGGTGGTATTGTAGCTGGCAACCCCAACGTAGCCGGCAGTCGCTCTGCCTCTGCCATACTCAATGAAGTTACTAGCAGCAACCGTTCTCATATTGAAGGATATATTGAGGTTTTTGGAGAAAAGGCAGACGTTATTCTTGCCAACCCCAATGGGGTAACCATTAATGGTGGTGGTTTTCTGAACACAAACCGAGCTACGGTAACTACCGGCAAGACAGTTTTGGGTGCAGATGGTTCCCTTCAACAACTTGATGTACGTCAAGGCTCGGTGAACGTTGAAGGAATGGGGATTAACGCTTCCAACGTTACCGGCTTTGATATCATCAGCCGTGCGGCTCAAATTAATGCAGAGGTATATGCCAAAGACCTGAATGTGGTTGCTGGAGCAAACACGTATGAAGTTAAAACAGGCAAAGTTACAGCCTTGCAACCAGATGGCTCACAACCTCCCGTTGTAGCCATTGACTCCTCCGCTCTTGGTGGTATGTATGCTGGAAAAATAACCTTGGTTTCTACTGAAAAAGGGGTGGGGGTTAACTTGCAAGGGCTTGTGCAAGCAGAAAACGATCTTGATATTACCAGTGAAGGTAAACTGACGGTTCGTGCTGCCAAGGCAGGGAATAATCTTGTTGTAAAAGCCAATGAGAATACTGTTAAAGTAAATGAAGCGTTGGTTGCAGGAAAAGACCTGCACATGGAAGGTGCTAACCTTGAAGGACAAAGAGTTACCATACATGCGGGTGACAACCTGTTTATGTGGTCTGATTCTGCCACCGTATTTGGTGATGGTTCATTGCTTTCTGCTAGATTGAAGGCGGAACTGGCAGCAATGGAAACTTCTTTGACCAATAACACAACCTTGCAAGGTCAAAATGTTGCCGTTCAAACAGAGAATTTAAACCTGAGTAATTCCAAGATATTGGCTGAACATGATGTGAAGTTAGCATCAGATGTTTCTTCCCTTTCTGACTCCACTATTATGGCAGGAAGAGATATTGCCCTGAGTAGCACAACATTGCACAGTACAGGAGAAGCAATTACTTCTGTCGCAGGACTTGATGTAGGTTCAACCAATGGCAGCATATATGCTGGACGAGATTTGAACATTTCTGTGTTGTCTTCTGCTCTATTTTCAGGAGGCTTCTATGGAGCAGGCAATATACTGGACGTGAGTGGTCAAAGTATGGGAACGACCCAACAAGTAGCCCTTTATGCAGGAGGGAGTGCTTTATTCACGTTCAGCAACGACTTGAACTTCATAGATACGAATTTTGTATTTGATGGCAATGCACAGGTTTCTGCGAATGCTGTTTCCCTTGCTCAAAGCTCTGTAAGCACGGCGGGAACGCTGGAGCTTGATGCGGTAGAAGATATTACTGTTGGTGCCTCCAGTGCATTACTTGGTTTTGGTGGGTTAGAGCTGTTTGCCAACAACCTTACCAATAAAGGTCTGATTTTTTCTGGTGATATACTTTTTGCCCATGTTCGTAATTTGTTTGCTAACATGGACGGTGCAGACCTGCTAAGCCAAGGGAACATGATACTGACTGGTCGAGATGCAGGAACCCGCATGGCAAAACTGCACAACCGGGCTTCCACTATTGAAAGTCTGACTGGTGGCATTGCTGTGGATGCAGATGTGCTCCATAATGAGGGAACCGGAGTGCAAATTCAAAAAACCGTGGATGATTTTGATTATACCATCATCGGCTGGGTGGGCGATCCTAATGGAAACGACTCTAACGCTGTCAGTTTTGATGATGGATTTTGGAGTAGATATGGGTTTGATCGAAGTCGTTCTCCTGATCTACCTTTTGGTCCAGACGGTAGTAAAAACTATCTAACCAGTAGGGTGCAGCTTAAAAAACGTCAAGGCGATGTTGCAAATTACGTTTATGCGATGCAAGGACAGTATGGAATTCCTGCATATATACCTAATAAGGGCGAAGGTATGCAGGAATGGTTATACTACACTAGCGATAAAATTATTACGCCAGCAAAAAGTGCCTCACTCATGGCTGGAACTAATATAGTGTTAAATGTGGGACGACTGGAAAATACCCTCAGCACCATTTCTGCAGGTGGTGATATGTCTATTACGGCAGACACTCTTGTGAATCAGGGAGTGGATTTGCGTGCATACATGGAAGGTGAACGTTATTTTGTAGGTACAGGATCATCTGGGACATTTGAATTAGCTCAAAAAGATAGTGTGTATTTTAGTATTGCCGAAGTAGTTGGTGCGGTGCCTTCCGTTATTACAGCCGCAGGTTTACTTATATTAGACGTTACTGATCAAATCAACAACTCTACCCTTATGGGAGGAGAAGAGTATCTGGGAAAAACAAGTGGCACTCCAGCATTTTCCGATCTTGCGGTTGGAGGCATTATAAGTACAGAAACAGGTCGTGAAGCTGGTGGTTTCGCGAGCATAGGACCGGGTGTAGGTGGCATGTTTGTACTCTCTCAAAATCCTTCACACCCGTATTTAATTGAAACTGACCCACGCCTAACCAATCTGGGATATTTTTATGGGTCAGAATATTTCTTGTCCCGTATGGGTTTTAACCTAGAAGCTTCGCACGCTATGCTGCTGGGTGATGCTTTTTATGAAACACGCATGATACGTGAACAAATTCTTGCTCAAACAGGTAACCGCTACCTTTTTGAAGATATTGCCGATGACGCGGAAACAATGCATCGCCTTATGGATAACGCAGCAGAAGAAGGACAAAGCCTTGGTCTGACTGTGGGTACAGCTTTAACTTCCGAACAGATAGCCAGCCTGACAAAAGATATTGTGTGGCTGGAAGAACAAACATACATGGGGCAAACAGTACTGGTGCCACGTCTGTACCTTGCAGATGCCACCAAAGCAACCATAGCAGTGCGTGGAGCAATGATTACAGGTAATGAAATTGTCGCTACAAGCACCAACATTACCAACTCCGGACTCATACAAGGCAATACGGTGCAACTTGTTGCTACAGAAGACCTGTTAAACCGTGGTGGTGATATTATTGGAACCAACCGTTTGATAGCCCGTGCTGATGGTAGTCTCATCAACCAAAGTGGTACCATAGGTGGGGGAGATGTGTTGCTGAGTGCAGGACAGGACATTCGTCTGGAAACCGTTATGCTGAAAAACAGCGGGCTGGATATTCGTAGCGGGCAACAAGCAGAAGTTAGCAGTACAGGCACTCTACAATTAGAAGCAGGAAACGATATTCTTCTGACAGGGGCAAAAATTGATGGTGGCGGGCTTACCCAACTGCATGCGGAAAATGATATTCTGCTTGGTGCTCAGGCTGTGAATATGCAGAACAGTGGTAGTGGTGGCAGTGTAAAGTCATATAGTGCTTCCATGACGGGTCAAATGGGTAGCAGTGTTTCTGGTGAAAATTTACAAATGAGTGCGGGTAACGATATAACACTCGCTGCAAGCTCTGTTTCTGCAAAACAAGATGCTTCTCTGACTGCGGGTGGCAACATAAGTATGCTGGCTTTGGAAGGGGAACAACATTACGCTCTGAAGGAAAAATCTTCTTCGGGTGGACTATTCGGTAAAACTCGTGCACATGAAATGCAACAAGACAGCACTTCCCTTATTGGTTCTTCTATTACCGCCGGGGGCAACATTGCCATGCAGGCGGGTACAGATGCCGACAAAGGCCTAGGTAGCATTGTTATGCAGGCCAGCAACGTAGAGGGTCAGGGCGATGTGGGCATGAAGGCCACAGGCGATGTTATTATGGTTTCTGGTACGGAAAGTTACTCATCCATGGAGAGCAACAGTAAAAAAGGTTTGCTTTCCTCTCAGTCGTCCTTGAAGGCAGAAGGTGGCACAACCTCTGTGGCTTCGACTATTTCCGGAAACAACGTAATCATCAATGCCGGGGAACACGTGCTTATTGCCGGTAGCAAGGTGCATGCGGAAAACGACCTTGGCGTGAAGGCCGAAAATGGTGATATAGTCGTAGCTGCTGCACAAGATACCCATTGGAGTAAGGAAGAGACCAAAAAGAGCAATATAAATTTAGGCAGTATTATCACATTCGACCTGATAACATCTCTCACCGGAGGGGCTAATTTGCCGTTTACCAATGTTGATTTTGCAACAAAAACAACCGAAAAAGGTGTAACAAGCAACACTAGCAACGTGGGAAGTGTGCTTACGGCGGGCAATAACATAAAATTGGAAGCCGAGCGTGATGTGTCTGTTATCGGTTCTGCCATACAAGCGGAAAATGATCTTGGTCTGTTCGCAGGACGAGATGTAAACCTCATTCCCGGCAGGGACCAGTACTCCGCCCAATACACTAAGAAAAAAGAAACTATCGGAATACATAATACGTTTTCTCTAAGCAACATTAGTACATTCGCAGGCTATACATCTGTGGAACAAGGAGTGGAACGCACGGGCGACTATACCGCAGGTTCCTACATTGGTGCCGGGAATGACGTTATTATCAGTGCAGAACGTGATGTGAATCAGGTTGGTTCACACATTGAAGCCGGACGCGACGTGGCTCTTTCCGCAGGGCAAGATTGGAATATGCTAGCTTCTTATGATCAAGAAACTCTGCATCAGTATGTGAAGGAAGTGTATAGCGGTATAACAGGTTCTTTGCGACAAAATGTGACAGATGCTGCTAAAACTTTTATTGACTTGCCGGAAGACATGACCGCCGGAAAAGGTGGTGCAGGCTATACCGCTGCGACCGCCGCCAGTGCAGGTCTGCGGGCTGTCGACTCCGTAAAAGGGGCACTTTCCGAATATGCTTCCGCCTCTGTTACAGCTGGTGGTTCTTATAGCAAAACCAGTTACAATGCTGAATCTTCCACCGCCAGACCGTCCAGCATAACCGCCGGGCGAGATGTGGTGGCGGATGTAGGTCGAGACATTACCATTGAAGGTGGACAGATATTCGGTGGACGCGATGTGGTTCTAGATGCAGAACGTGATTTGCTTATTACCAGTGCCAAAGACAGTGGCAGTTCCAACACCAAAAGTGAGAGTGGCGGAGGCGGCTTTGGCCTGAAAGCAGGCTATGGTTCCGGTGGTGCGGCGGCGGGCATTAACGTCAATGCTCAAGCCGGTGGTTCAGGTTTTAAGGACGAATATAATTCTCATATCAACGCCCTGATTGTGGCTGGGGATACTTTGTATACCTCGTCCGGGCGTGATACTACGGTTGCCGGAGCTCACCTTGAAGGCGATCGGGTATGGATGGACGTGGGTCGCGATTTAACCGTTGCCAGTTTACAAGATCAATATGACAGCAAGAATTACTCATGGAATGTCGGGGCAGATGTTACCTTTGGCTATGGTTTTATGGCATCGGGCAACGCTGGCTTTGGTCAAGGCAAAACAGATTCCGACTGGGTGGGGCAACAGACCAGTATTGTGGGGCGTAGCGAGGTAGACATTTATGTGGAAAACAACACCCACATCAAAGGGGCTATCATTGCCACTGAACCGGGTGGCGATTTAACCCTCAATACCAACACCCTAACCTTTGAGGAAATAAAAGACAAAAATAAAGGTTACGACTGGTCATTTAACGTTTCCGGAAGTGTTAACAACGGCAATGGTGGGCTTGACCAAGACACAGAGATTTTGGGAACAAAACCTTATGACTACACCACTAAAACGGAAAACGGTAAAGGTGGTAACACAGAATACAAGCCAAATAGTCTCGAAGGGAACTACGCCAGCCATGATAAAGAAGGCGTCTTGCGTCCTACCGTTAGCGAAGGCGAGATTATTGTACGCAGTAACTCTGATGCCGAAACCGACGGTAGCCTTGACGGTCTAAATAGAGACCTTGGTAACGCAAGAGAGATTACGAAAGATAAAGAAGCGTATACGGATATTTATGTAAGCAAACAAGCACTTGAGGAGATTTTCAATAATGGTGAGGGGATTGCCAGTCAAATAGAGGAAGCAACCAAACAAATTAGATCTATATTAGAAACCAAGCCAGATGATAATTATGTGCTTATTAATCAAAAACTGGTGGAGAAACTCGATGAGCTTATTGCTGCGGGGGTAGATCCAACAATTGCAAAGTTGGAGATTCTAAATACCTTGCTAGGTGAAGAATATGTATTTCTTTTGGAAAATGCAAAAAACGAAGATGGTACTTATGATCCAAAAGTATTAGAAATATGGTTGCAATTGACTACGCCCTCTTTAGTGAGTTCGTTTTCGTCTGAAAATTTAGAAGGGATTAAGTCGCTCATTCAATTCTCTCTAGGAGCCACAAGTGCGAGTGGAGATGCTGCACAGAGCCTTGCTATCACGGCAGAGTCGATAGCACGCTATTTTAATGGAACGGTAGTGCATCCTTTGACAGGAGGACTACTTTATCAAGAAGATTATGAATTTGCTAATAACATAAACGTGGAACTGACGAAGCTACTCCTTGACCCCGAAAGACTCGGTAATCTTCTATTGCAATATCCTGAAGAGTATCGTACAGCCTTTGATAAAGCGTTTAAACAATTTGACCATGCACCCAATGCGTATGAACGAGGTCGAGCTGCTATCAACTTAATAATAGTCGCCGCCCCATTGTTCACTGCCGGTACCGGAACAGGTGCAAGTGGTGCAGGGACTTTGTCAAGTGCGGAGTTTCCGACTCTATCCAACCTCACTAAAAGTATCGGGGCTTCAACCGGTAGTTTGGGTAGAGTTGGAAGTACAGTGAGTAAAGCTGGGGAGAAACTACCTGTTAAACCCAGTAAGGTTGACACATCAGGGCTGGTGAGAGTTGATCCTGAAGGTTTATGGCAGCTTGGTGCATTTAAAAGCGATATCAAATGGACAAATCAAATGACTTCAAGGGATTGGACACCAGCACAGATATCGGAAACGATAAAAACAGGAACACAATATTCTGCTCCCAATATGGTGAACCCCGGAAATGAAGCCATAAGATACGTGAATCCAACTACTGGCAAATTTGTTGTCATTGATAGAGTTACAAAAGAAATTCTTCAACTTAGTGGGAGTAATTTCATTGAAAAAACAAAATAA
- a CDS encoding transposase, with amino-acid sequence MKKAKFSEFQIVKILKQAEAWRTVVDVCREYDVSNAVFYRWKSKYSGDIKRIKEHNRSNYKNLSIKAYFSWAIELTP; translated from the coding sequence ATGAAAAAGGCAAAATTTAGTGAATTTCAGATTGTTAAAATTTTGAAACAGGCAGAGGCTTGGCGAACTGTGGTTGATGTTTGCCGTGAATATGACGTTAGCAACGCTGTTTTTTACCGTTGGAAATCTAAGTATAGCGGGGATATTAAACGAATTAAAGAGCATAACCGTTCGAACTATAAAAATCTTTCAATTAAAGCATACTTTTCTTGGGCAATTGAGTTAACCCCCTGA
- a CDS encoding colicin E5-related ribonuclease, with the protein MTHNNVICDINICEFSFSKDGSYVVRNDRTRDIVQVSDKFDKDWKAPWE; encoded by the coding sequence ATGACTCATAATAACGTGATCTGTGATATAAATATATGTGAGTTCTCTTTTTCAAAAGACGGGTCATATGTTGTACGGAATGATAGAACCAGAGACATTGTACAAGTTTCAGATAAATTTGATAAGGATTGGAAAGCACCATGGGAGTAG
- a CDS encoding RNA 2'-phosphotransferase: protein MDTTATSKFLSYVLRHDPAHIDLQLDSEGWADVQELIANAQSNGVQLDLTAIHNVLATSSKKRFVFSDDGKKLRALQEHSTPQVNRQFQIMPPPPVLYHGTATRFLQNILQQGLVSKERQYVHLTTEESIAMETGRRYGSPVILSIQAKKMSDAGYTFYLAENDVWLTKHIPPQFITQTAARNNP from the coding sequence ATGGATACTACTGCAACAAGCAAGTTTTTAAGTTATGTCTTGCGCCATGATCCGGCTCACATTGACCTTCAGCTTGACTCAGAGGGATGGGCCGATGTTCAGGAGCTTATAGCCAATGCACAGTCTAATGGCGTTCAACTAGACCTTACAGCCATACATAACGTTCTTGCAACATCTTCAAAAAAACGATTTGTGTTTTCTGACGATGGAAAAAAATTGCGGGCACTTCAAGAACATTCTACTCCTCAGGTCAATAGACAGTTCCAAATTATGCCTCCACCACCAGTGCTTTATCATGGTACAGCCACACGTTTTTTACAGAACATTCTGCAACAAGGTCTTGTAAGTAAAGAACGGCAGTACGTCCACCTAACAACAGAAGAAAGCATTGCGATGGAAACGGGGAGGCGCTATGGCTCCCCCGTCATACTTAGCATTCAGGCAAAAAAAATGTCTGATGCTGGCTATACGTTTTATCTTGCCGAAAATGATGTTTGGCTAACAAAACATATTCCGCCTCAGTTTATCACTCAAACGGCTGCCCGTAACAATCCTTGA